The proteins below come from a single Candidatus Woesearchaeota archaeon genomic window:
- the thiI gene encoding tRNA 4-thiouridine(8) synthase ThiI, with product MKFITRSSEIILKGKNRPFFEKALRKAIVRAVPDVKLTRRGALFLGETALCEQELIKALNTVIGISSFSLVEEVSSDLEEIKNAACKIMCEKKGSFAVRVNRTDKSFPLTSQEIGREVGSAIFQSQEDALTIDLTNPEHELFIDVGQDTTLLYTRKWEGHSGLPVGTSGRVIALFSGGLDSVLAAYQMMRRGCQVDLVHFHNFADASKVKGTKVEELAQFTAQFQQETTLYLVPYPLYEIKAGGKINPKQDLVLFKHVMLRFADALAQEKGYGAIVTGDSLGQVASQTLENIQATRFGLFLPVFSPFIGSNKEEIAQLGRKLGIFSTAQKTYTDCCSLMAKNPDTKVGIDGIKRIVEKVDVEEILKSLKEKSETISF from the coding sequence ATGAAATTCATCACGCGATCATCAGAAATCATTCTTAAAGGAAAAAACAGACCCTTTTTTGAAAAAGCACTGCGCAAAGCCATCGTAAGAGCGGTTCCTGATGTGAAACTCACGCGCAGAGGTGCCTTGTTCTTAGGGGAAACTGCGCTTTGCGAACAAGAACTTATCAAAGCACTTAATACGGTTATAGGTATTAGTTCTTTTTCTCTTGTTGAAGAAGTGTCTTCCGATCTTGAAGAGATCAAAAACGCAGCTTGTAAGATTATGTGCGAAAAGAAAGGAAGTTTTGCTGTGCGTGTCAATCGCACTGATAAGAGTTTTCCTCTCACCTCTCAAGAAATTGGGCGTGAGGTAGGCTCAGCAATATTTCAATCTCAAGAAGATGCACTTACCATTGACCTTACCAATCCCGAACATGAACTCTTTATTGATGTAGGACAGGACACCACGCTCTTGTACACTAGAAAATGGGAGGGTCATTCAGGACTTCCTGTAGGTACAAGCGGACGGGTTATTGCACTCTTCTCAGGAGGTCTTGATAGTGTTCTTGCAGCCTATCAAATGATGAGACGTGGCTGCCAGGTAGATTTAGTACATTTTCATAACTTTGCTGATGCAAGCAAGGTCAAAGGCACAAAAGTTGAGGAGTTGGCGCAGTTCACAGCACAATTCCAACAAGAAACCACTTTGTATCTTGTACCCTACCCCCTTTACGAGATCAAGGCGGGTGGAAAGATTAATCCAAAACAAGATTTGGTCCTCTTCAAGCATGTCATGTTGCGCTTTGCAGATGCGCTGGCGCAAGAAAAAGGATATGGTGCAATAGTAACAGGTGATTCTTTGGGTCAAGTTGCATCACAAACGCTGGAGAACATTCAAGCAACGAGATTCGGCCTGTTTCTTCCCGTGTTTTCTCCTTTTATCGGCTCAAATAAAGAAGAAATCGCTCAGCTTGGTCGCAAATTAGGTATTTTCTCTACTGCTCAGAAAACATACACTGATTGTTGCTCTCTCATGGCAAAAAATCCAGATACTAAAGTAGGTATTGATGGCATAAAAAGAATAGTAGAGAAGGTTGATGTTGAAGAAATACTCAAGAGTTTAAAGGAAAAGAGTGAAACAATCTCTTTTTAG